A DNA window from Babylonia areolata isolate BAREFJ2019XMU chromosome 28, ASM4173473v1, whole genome shotgun sequence contains the following coding sequences:
- the LOC143301776 gene encoding peptidyl-prolyl cis-trans isomerase-like 3, which produces MDRAESKKARNPGTQSPGQERGANRDTSRRGGRTPNPTRTGRGEDLAKTRGWSHGETKGLDTNGSQFFITYAKQPHPGHEVTPVFGRVIDGFETLDSLEKVPSEREDLQAGDGHPHPGGVTIHANPLAG; this is translated from the exons ATGGACCGGGCTGAAAGTAAAAAGGCCCGGAACCCCGGGACGCAGTCCCCGGGGCAGGAAAGGGGGGCAAACCGGGACACATCAAGGAGGGGGGGACGAACCCCCAACCCAACACGGACGGGAAGGGGTGAAGATCTGG CAAAAACCCGGGGATGGTCCCATGGGGAAACAAAGGGGCTGGACACCAACGGGTCCCAGTTCTTCATCACCTACGCAAAGCAGCCTCACCCTGGACATGAAGTTACACCTGTctttggcag AGTGATTGACGGCTTTGAGACCCTGGACTCCCTGGAGAAGGTGCCGAGTGAACGAGAAGACCTACAAGCCGGAGACGGACATCCGCATCCCGGGGGTGTCACCATTCACGCCAACCCTCTGGCCGGCtga